The Papio anubis isolate 15944 chromosome 5, Panubis1.0, whole genome shotgun sequence genome has a segment encoding these proteins:
- the FGF1 gene encoding fibroblast growth factor 1 isoform X3, with protein sequence MAEGEITTFTALTEKFNLPPANYKKPKLLYCSNGGHFLRILPDGTVDGTRDRSDQHTDTK encoded by the coding sequence ATGGCTGAAGGGGAAATCACCACGTTCACAGCCCTGACCGAGAAGTTTAATCTGCCTCCAGCGAATTACAAGAAGCCCAAACTGCTCTACTGTAGCAACGGGGGACACTTCTTGAGGATCCTTCCGGATGGCACAGTGGATGGGACAAGGGACAGGAGCGACCAGCACA